Proteins encoded together in one Penicillium digitatum chromosome 1, complete sequence window:
- a CDS encoding Aldehyde dehydrogenase family protein, putative, translated as MSLETITTISPVTNEPVVTRTGVSPDELKQITVAAQAAFRLFSQSTTLEQRQKIVESALDVLEKKKDELAREVTEQMGRPIAYTGAEVATAIKRSRYLIRISSSVLGEQGVVPGEEEKGFRRYIKRSPVGVVLIIFPWNYPYLTLVNSLIPAILAGNAVILKPSPQTPTIVEQFASAFAAAGLPENVLQFFHCGSFTFIETLIRSPLVNHICFTGSEAGGLAVQKAASDRIVNVGLELGGKDPAYVRDDVDLAWAAEEVVDGAIFNSGQSCCAIERVYVHAKVHDGFITEVKKVLSNYRVGEPSDPKTQIGPVVSKRAKEAIIAQIEDAVQKGAKNETPANQNFENFPSNGNYVKPTLLTGVNHDMAVMRDETFGPVIPVMKVSGDDEAVRLMNDSDFGLTASIWSKDVTAAEKLVERVEAGTVFVNRSDYPSPDLAWTGWKNSGRGVTLSRFGFEQFVKLKSHHIKDYPK; from the exons ATGTCGCTGGAAACTATTACAACCATCTCCCCTGTCACCAATGAGCCTGTTGTAACCCGCACCGGTGTCTCGCCGGATGAGTTGAAACAGATTACGGTGGCCGCCCAAGCAGCTTTCAGGCTATTCTCACAGTCCACAACATTGGAACAGAGACAGAAAATCGTGGAAAGTGCTCTTGATGTtttggagaaaaagaaggatgAATTGGCACGTGAAGTTACTGAGCAGATGGGCCGGCCCATCGCCTATACAGGTGCCGAAGTCGCGACCGCCATCAAGCGTAGTCGTTACTTGATCCGCATTAGTAGCTCCGTGCTAGGCGAGCAAGGAGTTGTGCCtggagaagaggaaaagggaTTTAGACGGTACATCAAGCGTTCGCCTGTCGGTGTGGTGCTGATCATCTTCCCATGGAAC TACCCTTACCTCACCCTTGTCAACAGCTTGATTCCCGCCATTCTCGCTGGAAACGCTGTAATTCTCAAGCCCTCTCCCCAGACTCCAACAATCGTTGAGCAATTTGCCTCTGCTTTTGCTGCGGCCGGTCTTCCCGAAAATGTGCTTCAATTCTTCCACTGCGGATCTTTCACATTCATTGAGACCTTGATACGCTCCCCGCTAGTGAATCATATCTGTTTCACGGGCTCCGAAGCTGGTGGCCTTGCAGTGCAAAAGGCAGCCTCCGATCGGATTGTGAATGTTGGTCTAGAACTTGGCGGTAAGGACCCGGCTTACGTGCGAGATGATGTAGATCTCGCCTGGgccgctgaagaagtcgtgGATGGCGCTATATTCAACAGTGGACAGAGCTGCTGCGCGATCGAGCGTGTCTATGTCCATGCGAAGGTCCACGATGGTTTCATTACTGAGGTGAAAAAGGTCTTGAGCAATTACCGTGTTGGCGAGCCTTCTGACCCCAAGACCCAAATTGGACCTGTTGTATCTAAGCGTGCAAAGGAGGCCATCATCGCGCAAATCGAAGACGCTGTGCAGAAGGGTGCGAAGAACGAAACCCCTGCCAATCAGAACTTTGAGAACTTCCCTTCAAATGGAAATTACGTCAAGCCTACCCTGCTGACCGGCGTTAATCATGATATGGCCGTGATGAGGGATGAAACCTTTGGGCCTGTGATTCCCGTAATGAAGGTCTCGGGTGACGACGAGGCCGTTCGTCTGATGAACGATAGCGATTTCGGCCTTACTGCCAGTATTTGGAGCAAGGATGTTACTGCGGCCGAGAAGCTGGTTGAGCGGGTTGAGGCTGGCACCGTTTTTGTCAACCGATCTGACTACCCCAGCCCT GACCTCGCCTGGACAGGCTGGAAGAACTCTGGCCGCGGTGTTACCCTAAGTCGATTCGGGTTCGAGCAGTTTGTCAAACTGAAGAGCCACCACATCAAGGATTACCCCAAATAG
- a CDS encoding Sulphatase-modifying factor: MSPTLLRNVDTVEIVNIHQCDMEFSLVDDVYKNLDPPAGKQRTFPTLLLYDAKGLKLFEEITYLDEYYLTNTEIEILKKHAKKIVAHIPENAQLVELGSGNLRKIEILLRECERSEKKVDYYALDLSLGELQRTFSEISPESFIHVGFHGLHGTYDDAVGWLKSPENRKRPTLVLSMGSSMGNFSPPDAADFLGGFSKLLGPSDFLLVGLDACKNPEKVFRAYNDSKGITRKFYENGLLHANRVLGFKAFKADEWEILTDYDNREGRHQAFYVSKVDVIINGIKIRKGEKLIFEEAWKYGRNERDQLWRNANLISQVEFGNSTDDYHLHLLSPAALDLSMNPSKYAAQPIPSIENFQSLWTAWDLATRTMVPHEELLSQPIKLRNALIFYFGHIPTFLDIHLTRALQEESTEPSNYKTIFERGIDPDVEDPQQCHSHSEIPDEWPPLDEILDYQDRVRNRALSILQQGYASQDRALGEALWIGYEHEAMHLETFLYMLIQSDKTLPPTGVDRPDFEQINRQAKINKKPNKWFRIPRQTIEIGLNDSNEEVVPNQSFGWDNEKPQRKVTVHAFEAQARPITNGEYAKYIQDKGIKTYPASWVFKPSQDNPVSKGISSSDAQAGSSSSPAGLSLKDITVRTVFGPVALEVAQDWPLAASYDEVASYAKCMKCRIPTFEETRSIYHYSDQLKGDRVTNDHRNGVNGLANDSKPNSTDQTVFRDLTGCNVGFNNWHPIPVTSNGDQLAGQGEMGGVWEWTSTPLMPHDDFKAMDIYPGYTSDFFDGKHNIVLGGSWATLPRIAGRTTFVNWYQHNYRYAWAGARLVRDI; encoded by the exons ATGTCTCCTACCTTGCTCAGGAATGTCGACACAGTTGAAATTGTGAACATCCACCAATGTGACATGGAATTCTCCTTGGTGGATGATGTGTACAAGAATCTGGACCCACCAGCTGGAAAACAGCGCACGTTCCCTACCCTCCTACTCTACGACGCCAAGGGATTGAAGCTCTTTGAGGAGATCACTTACTTGGATGAGTATTACCTTACCAACACTGAAATCGAGATATTGAAAAAGCATGCGAAGAAGATAGTCGCACATATTCCAGAAAATGCACAGTTGGTGGAGCTCGGCAGTGG AAACCTGCGCAAGATCGAGATTCTACTTCGAGAATGTGAACGGAGTGAAAAGAAAGTAGATTACTATGCTTTGGACCTTTCATTGGGGGAATTGCAGCGAACATTTTCCGAAATCTCGCCCGAAAGCTTCATCCATGTAGGATTCCATGGTCTTCATGGAACGTACGATGATGCTGTCGGCTGGCTAAAAAGCCCAGAAAATCGGAAGCGACCGACACTGGTATTGTCAATGGGATCATCCATGGGCAATTTCAGTCCCCCGGATGCTGCAGACTTCCTTGGTGGTTTTTCCAAGCTATTAGGCCCGTCCGATTTTCTACTTGTCGGATTGGATGCATGCAAAAACCCGGAAAAGGTGTTTAGGGCATATAACGACAGCAAGGGCATTACTCGAAAATTCTATGAGAATGGCCTCCTGCATGCCAACAGGGTCCTTGGATTCAAGGCCTTCAAAGCTGATGAATGGGAGATTTTGACCGATTACGATAACCGCGAGGGACGGCATCAAGCCTTTTATGTTTCGAAAGTTGATGTGATCATCAATGGGATCAAGATTCGCAAAGGAGAAAAGCTCATCTTTGAAGAGGCATGGAAGTACGGTCGCAACGAACGGGATCAGCTGTGGCGTAATGCAAACCTCATCTCTCAGGTCGAATTCGGAAACTCGACAGATGATTATC ACCTGCATCTGCTATCACCTGCTGCGCTCGATCTGTCTATGAACCCTTCAAAGTATGCAGCCCAACCGATCCCGAGCATTGAAAACTTTCAGTCTCTGTGGACTGCGTGGGATCTCGCAACTAGAACCATGGTCCCTCACGAGGAGCTTTTGTCTCAACCGATCAAGCTCAGAAATGCGTTGATCTTTTATTTTGGTCATATTCCGACATTTCTTG ATATTCACCTGACGCGGGCTTTGCAAGAGGAATCAACTGAGCCTAGTAATTATAAAACAATTTTTGAGCGCGGCATTGATCCGGACGTTGAAGATCCACAGCAATGCCACAGCCACAGCGAGATACCCGATGAGTGGCCGCCACTGGACGAAATTCTTGATTACCAAGATAGAGTGCGGAATCGTGCGCTCTCAATCCTACAACAGGGATATGCGTCGCAAGACCGTGCTCTTGGAGAAGCTCTTTGGATTGGCTATGAGCACGAAGCAATGCACCTCGAGACCTTCCTCTACATGCTGATCCAGAGTGATAAGACTCTTCCTCCCACAGGTGTTGATCGCCCGGACTTTGAGCAAATCAATCGCCAAGCGAAGATAAACAAAAAGCCAAACAAGTGGTTCAGAATTCCACGGCAGACTATTGAAATTGGATTGAATGATTCCAATGAAGAAGTTGTGCCAAATCAATCCTTTGGCTGGGACAACGAGAAGCCCCAAAGAAAAGTCACCGTGCATGCCTTTGAAGCTCAAGCTCGGCCCATCACCAATGGTGAGTATGCCAAGTATATACAGGATAAGGGCATTAAAACCTATCCCGCGTCTTGGGTGTTCAAGCCAAGCCAAGACAATCCCGTTTCCAAGGGAATCAGCTCTTCAGATGCTCAGGCCGGTTCGAGCTCCAGTCCCGCAGGACTCTCTCTGAAAGACATCACAGTTCGAACTGTGTTCGGGCCTGTGGCTCTTGAAGTTGCACAAGACTGGCCATTGGCTGCTTCCTACGATGAGGTGGCGAGCTATGCAAAGTGCATGAAATGCAGGATCCCGACGTTTGAAGAGACCAGGAGTATCTATCATTACTCGGACCAACTCAAAGGTGATCGAGTAACAAATGATCACAG GAATGGGGTCAACGGGCTTGCTAATGATAGCAAGCCCAATTCTACCGATCAGACTGTTTTCCGTGATCTCACTGGTTGTAATGTTGGTTTCAATAACTGGCACCCTATCCCTGTCACATCCAATGGGGATCAGTTAGCTGGCCAGGGTGAAATGGGAGGTGTCTGGGAATGGACCAGCACACCATTGATGCCGCACGATGACTTCAAAGCTATGGACATTTACCCTGGATACACAT CGGACTTCTTTGATGGAAAACACAATATTGTTCTCGGTGGCTCGTGGGCAACTCTGCCTCGCATTGCTGGCAGGACTACTTT TGTCAATTGGTACCAGCATAACTACCGCTATGCATGGGCGGGTGCACGACTAGTTAGAGATATTTAG
- a CDS encoding RNA ligase/cyclic nucleotide phosphodiesterase, with the protein MIPIPVSEDNSFQSLIAEANDDSAKLQSRYENHRVARNSQQSAKILADSFPGWSLDEILKRLDGPEKEDGFVDPRNCLVIWARPSPQVRDLICFIQNELKSISPSLWLMPPENLHITVLEAAHSLTEQQIEELVQILLSSKDVTTADIAGYPRSHPTRLIKPMVSFDSAALALSFVPAAGECLEAQSSSDNEHYTYHHLRRDIFDMVRQTKVPVASRYIVPSAHLTIARFISQDGFLVSESDGAEKIDPSRVQLLIDKIGEINQKLEDEYWPKEGAIGKGGEWIVGQEGLVIRRGRLWYGGGEYVPLD; encoded by the exons ATGATTCCAATCCCAGTATCAGAGGACAACTCCTTCCAGTCCTTAATTGCGGAGGCAAACGACGATTCG GCGAAACTACAATCTCGATACGAGAACCACCGAGTGGCTCGCAATAGCCAGCAAAGCGCGAAGATCCTAGCCGACAGCTTTCCTGGCTGGTCCCTTGACGAGATTCTGAAGCGACTTGATGGCCCTGAAAAGGAAGATGGGTTTGTCGATCCTCGAAATTGTCTTGTCATTTGGGCCAGACCCTCGCCTCAAGTTCGCGACCTCATCTGCTTTATTCAAAATGAGTTAAAGAGCATTTCTCCTT CGCTCTGGCTAATGCCGCCTGAAAACCTTCACATTACTGTCTTGGAAGCTGCTCATTCCCTGACAGAACAACAAATCGAGGAACTTGTCCAGATCCTCCTGTCATCAAAGGATGTCACCACGGCAGATATTGCAGGATACCCACGCAGTCACCCTACACGTCTTATCAAGCCAATGGTAAGCTTTGATTCCGCCGCACTAGCGCTCAGCTTTGTTCCGGCTGCTGGTGAGTGCCTAGAAGCGCAATCCAGTAGCGATAATGAGCACTACACATACCACCATCTTCGCCGAGATATCTTTGATATGGTGCGACAAACCAAGGTCCCTGTTGCTTCGCGTTACATTGTTCCCTCGGCACATCTCACCATTGCAAGGTTCATATCCCAGGACGGGTTTCTGGTCAGCGAATCAGATGGCGCAGAGAAGATCGATCCTTCGCGTGTTCAACTGTTGATTGATAAAATTGGGGAAATTAATCAGAAGTTGGAAGATGAGTACTGGCCCAAAGAGGGTGCCATCGGGAAGGGGGGGGAATGGATTGTTGGGCAAGAGGGCCTAGTCATTCGGAGAGGCCGTCTCTGGTATGGAGGCGGCGAGTATGTGCCGCTTGACTAG